A region from the Onthophagus taurus isolate NC chromosome 8, IU_Otau_3.0, whole genome shotgun sequence genome encodes:
- the LOC139431396 gene encoding uncharacterized protein: MFSCEFCNQVFTLKKNLLRHLQNVNHGLMDVGPTPSTSAVDVPGPIPSTSAADVVDVAATTSSSSKFKECGICAKMFPSISTLRAHLCAEHVSPVDGENDVEMIATCFKNRIAVYRVKGATRDDDIPSYLKKCGNVVFRLIMDSIGKFNSIKVQIELLAFFIKSDPDENGDDNLEGVLVSEKNFNSKFKVITPTTELDAVYNDMTRDILNQSEEFQERGSGWAFLAISNLLLNINKYEPLSGSSYIRLPEQIAKKHACINIKNYDDDACLAWCLTAALYPTDFTQDRISSYPHYSTVLNLNGIMFPVHLKDLVKIELMNNLSINVYELVVDNYGGCTVEGPIYFTKRRRDIHINLLYLFKNGIGHFVLIKNLSRLISSRLSNHEHANYICDGCLLRFPSVNKLQVHQLNDCNHKMTIIPSKDVKPTPNFFGQLTPQNILEFNNYKFTQMCPFVIYADFEALLLPIQHCEPNSTQSFTEKIEMHLPYSFAYYIVSTVDDSYNKFETYTGPDASQVFITKLLNDTKFIYSEYFKTVKPMLPLTTEEQHNFDIAQFCFICQNPFTIDQTKVRDHCHISGRYRGPAHTNCNLNYKLQHFVPVFFHNFSGYDCHLFIKEIAKLGDGLDVLPNNKERYISFSKRVLVDRVEKENNQFEDVFMKLKFLDSFRFMASSLDSLVSTLDNCDFKNVRKFFPHNNQFKLLTKKGIFPYNYMNSFDKLNDTVLPCKDAFFNKLTLEAITDEQYLHAQTVWETFMCQTLKDYSDLYLKSDVLLLADVFEKFRQVCFRTYGLDPANYYTAPSLSWDSMLKFTKIKLELLTDIDQVHFIKKGIRGGISQCSLRHARANNKFMEHFDTNLPSNFLMYWDANNLYGWAMSQPMPVGEFTWLNENQIRNFNFNDVSDCSDFGYILDVDVEYPKNLHDLHNDLPFLPENIIPPNGKCESDRRLIPNLLSKKNYIIHYRNLKQAVAHGLKVSSVNRVLSFKQSAWLKSYINKNTELRQMANNSFEKDFFKLMNNSVFGKTMENVDKRVDVKLVTSWDDVHTGGRGRPRLGARSLISKLNFKSIKIFTKTFSAIEMERLHVIYDKPLYIGFTVLELSKLLMYDFYYAYLKPKYGEDIRLCYMDTDSFTVQIYTDDIYNEVKLNLDKFDTSNYSPDNQFNIPLQNKAVLGLMKDENCGNIMLEFVGLRSKVYANRVSGERITKKSKGVRKAIVKRKITFENYLDCLSTKSVLFKKQLIFRSFNHDIFTVLQNKLVLSPYDSKRWIDSDYINTLAWGHHNIINNR, encoded by the coding sequence ATGTTTTCATGCGAATTCTGTAATCAAGTATTcactttaaagaaaaatcttttacgCCATTTGCAAAATGTAAATCATGGTTTGATGGATGTGGGACCTACACCTTCAACATCCGCTGTGGATGTTCCTGGACCTATACCTTCAACATCCGCTGCCGATGTCGTTGATGTTGCGGCTACAACCTCTTCAAGCTCTAAGTTTAAGGAATGTGGAATCTGCGCTAAAATGTTCCCATCAATTTCAACACTTCGAGCGCATCTTTGCGCTGAACATGTATCTCCGGTTGATGGTGAAAACGATGTGGAAATGATAGCTACATGTTTTAAAAACCGCATCGCCGTTTATAGAGTGAAAGGTGCAACGCGCGATGATGACATACCATCATACTTAAAGAAATGTGGTAATGTTGTATTTAGATTAATTATGGATAGTATaggtaaatttaattctattaaaGTTCAAATTGAACTATTagcatttttcattaaatccgATCCAGATGAAAACGGTGATGATAACTTAGAGGGTGTGCTTGTttcggaaaaaaattttaattcaaaatttaaagttattacaCCTACTACGGAGTTGGATGCGGTGTACAATGACATGACTcgtgatattttaaatcagaGTGAGGAGTTTCAGGAGCGTGGATCTGGTTGGGCTTTCTTAGCTATATCCAACCTTCTgcttaatatcaataaatatgaGCCGCTGTCTGGGTCATCATACATCCGACTTCCAGAGCAAATCGCTAAAAAACATGCATgtatcaatattaaaaactatgaTGATGATGCATGTTTAGCGTGGTGTTTGACAGCGGCCCTCTATCCCACCGATTTTACTCAGGATCGGATTTCTAGCTATCCACATTATAGCACAGTACTTAATTTAAATGGTATAATGTTCCCAGTTCATTTAAAGGACTTagttaaaatagaattaatgaataatttaagtattaatgTTTATGAATTAGTTGTAGATAATTATGGTGGATGCACGGTGGAaggaccaatttattttactaaacGACGTCGGGATATACATATTAATCtcctatatttatttaaaaacggtATAGGTcatttcgttttaataaaaaacctaTCACGACTTATTTCTAGTCGGCTTTCAAACCACGAACATGCGAATTACATATGTGATGGTTGTTTATTACGATTTCCATCCGTTAATAAGCTGCAGGTACATCAACTTAATGATTGTAACCATAAAATGACCATCATACCATCGAAAGATGTAAAACCAAcaccaaatttttttggaCAATTAACCccgcaaaatattttagaattcaataactataaattCACTCAAATGTGCCCGTTTGTGATTTATGCGGATTTTGAGGCTCTTTTACTACCGATCCAGCATTGTGAACCCAATTCAACCCAATCTTTCACCGAAAAAATTGAGATGCATTTACCCTATAGTTTCGCATATTACATAGTATCCACAGTGGATGatagttataataaatttgaaacttaCACGGGTCCTGATGCATCACAagtttttatcacaaaattacTTAACGATACTAAATTTATCTATAGCGAATACTTTAAAACCGTAAAACCTATGCTACCTTTAACGACTGAAGAGCAACATAATTTCGATATTGCacaattttgtttcatttgtCAAAATCCTTTCACAATAGACCAAACTAAGGTGCGGGATCACTGTCACATAAGTGGCAGATATCGCGGGCCGGCTCATACAAACTGTAATCTAAATTATAAACTTCAACATTTCGTTCCAGtatttttccataattttaGCGGTTATGATTGCCatttatttatcaaagaaatagcTAAACTTGGTGATGGGCTTGATGTATTACCTAACAATAAAGAGAGATACATCAGTTTTAGTAAAAGGGTGCTTGTTGATAGAGttgaaaaggaaaataatcagtttgaagatgtttttatgaaactaaaatttcTGGATTCGTTTAGATTTATGGCATCTTCATTAGATTCTTTAGTCAGCACTCTCGATAattgtgattttaaaaatgtgcgTAAATTTTTCCCACACAacaatcaatttaaattattaactaaaaaagGAATATTTCCATATAATTACATGAACTCTTTTGATAAACTTAATGATACAGTTCTACCCTGTAAAGATGCGTTTTTCAATAAACTCACTTTAGAAGCTATAACCGATGAACAATATTTACACGCGCAAACTGTGTGGGAAACATTTATGTGTCAAACTCTAAAAGACTATTCGGATCTATATCTAAAGTCGGATGTTCTTTTACTTGCTgatgttttcgaaaaatttcgGCAAGTTTGTTTTAGAACATACGGTTTGGATCCTGCGAATTATTATACCGCTCCTAGTCTTTCGTGGGATtcaatgttgaaatttacaaaaattaaattggaattACTAACGGATATAGATCAAGttcactttattaaaaaaggtaTTCGTGGTGGTATTTCTCAATGTTCATTACGTCATGCCAgagctaataataaatttatggaacatTTTGATACTAATTTAccctcaaattttttaatgtattgggaTGCCAACAATTTGTATGGGTGGGCGATGTCGCAACCTATGCCTGTTGGTGAGTTCACGTGGTTAAATGAAAACCAAATtcgaaatttcaattttaatgatgTATCCGATTGCTCTGATTTTGGCTATATTTTAGATGTGGATGTTGAATACCCTAAAAATTTACACGATCTACATAACGATCTACCTTTTCTACCTGAAAACATAATCCCACCTAATGGTAAATGTGAAAGTGATAGACGTTTAATCCCGAATTTATTAAgcaagaaaaattatattatacatTATAGAAACTTAAAGCAAGCTGTCGCTCATGGCCTTAAAGTTAGTAGTGTGAATAGAGTTTTATCGTTTAAGCAGTCGGCTTGGTTAAAGTCTtacattaacaaaaatacaGAATTACGTCAGATGGCAAACAATTCATTTgagaaagatttttttaaattgatgaatAATTCTGTATTCGGGAAAACAATGGAGAACGTTGATAAGCGAGTTGATGTAAAATTAGTCACTAGCTGGGATGATGTTCATACAGGTGGTCGTGGTCGACCACGACTTGGAGCGCGTagtttaatttcaaagttaaattttaaaagtataaaaattttcactaAAACGTTTTCAGCTATTGAGATGGAGCGGCTTCACGTAATTTACGATAAACCTCTATACATAGGTTTTACCGTTTTAGagctatcaaaattattaatgtatgaTTTCTACTACGCTTATTTAAAGCCGAAATATGGTGAAGATATTCGGTTATGCTATATGGATACAGATAGCTTCACCGTTCAAATTTATACAGATGACATTTATAATGAggttaaattgaatttagataaatttgacaCATCGAATTATAGTCCAGATAACCAGTTTAACATCCCGCTCCAAAATAAAGCTGTTTTAGGACTCATGAAAGATGAGAATTGTGGTAATATAATGCTGGAATTCGTTGGTTTAAGGTCAAAGGTGTATGCGAATCGTGTTTCAGGTGAacgtattacaaaaaaatcgaaaggGGTTAGAAAGGCTATTGTTAAACGTAAAAtcacttttgaaaattatttagattgttTGAGTACGAAatcggttttatttaaaaaacagcTCATCTTCAGAAGTTTCAATCATGACATTTTTACCGTTTTACAGAATAAATTGGTCCTATCACCTTATGACTCTAAGCGATGGATTGATTCTGATTATATTAATACATTAGCTTGGGGTCACcacaatattattaataatagataa